The Brassica oleracea var. oleracea cultivar TO1000 chromosome C7, BOL, whole genome shotgun sequence sequence TGATAATTATTTTTATTTAATATATTTTAAAACTTGAAATAAAAGTAAATGAAAACATAAAGTAGAAAAAGAAAAATGATAATATGAAATAAAAAGAGGAGAAAGATTTTCTTTAATTTAGAGTCATAAGAGTCTTTTTGATAAATGAAAATGTGTCTCAAGTGATAAGTGTCTTGTACTGTAATTGAAATGTGAGAAAGTATTTCTAGATGTAAAAAATTCTTAAATTTTCATAATATAGTGTCAATTATTTAAAAGGCACAAAACAGGTTGCCGCCAAATCCAAAAATCCAACATTGTCAATTATTTAAAACCGACCATTTAAGAAAACGATGAGCTTTGTCAAAATTTAGGTCACCCGTAAAGACACGTGCCACAACCACCTTCGTCAGAGTTCTCCCACCGAACCATCTCTCTAATGCGTTCAAACCATTAATATGCGATATATAAACAATACAAAAGCACTTGTTATAACGATTTTTAGTCTCTTCCTCTCTTGTTACAAGATTCTACTATGTCTTCATTTCATTTTAGTTCTCCTTATTTTTGTCTCTCGTTCTCGTTCTTCTGCTTGTTCTTGGTTAGCTCGGTTCAAGTTGGCTTGGCTTCTGAACCGAACATCAGTTTGGGTTCAAAGTTATTAGCTAGTGAACCGAACCGGGTATGGGTTTCCGCAAATGGTACTTTTGCAATCGGGTTTACTCGGTTTAAACCAACCGACCAGTTCTTACTGAGCATTTGGTTCGCACAACTTCCCGGTGATCCAACCATCGTTTGGTCTCCCAATAGGTACACATAATCCTCTGACTTTTTATTAAATCAAGTATTATATACAACGTTAAAACTAATTTATTCAGTACCAGCGGTAGATTTGTCTATGATAAGAAATTTTCCACATTATTTTCACTCAAAAAATCCAATATCTAAAATATAGAAACTCCCCAGTCACAAAAGAAGCAGTCTTGGAGCTAGAAGCAACCGGAAACCTTGTACTCTCCGACCAAACCACCACCATATGGGCCTCAAACACCTCAAACCACGGCGTGGAATCAGCGGTCATGTCTGAATCCGGAAACTTCCTCCTCCTTGGGACCCAAGTTACCACCTCTCCAGCCATTTGGCAGAGCTTTTCACAACCTGCCGACACTCTCCTCCCAAACCAACCCTTAACCGTTTCTCTACAACTAACCTCTAACCCTTCACCGTCTCGTCATGGCCATTACTCACTGAAGATGCTTCAACAACACACTTCGCTTAGCCTAGGTCTAACCTACAACATCAATCTTGACCCTCACGCAAACTACTCATACTGGTCCGGACCTGAGATTTCCAATGTGACTGGAGATGTTACCGCTGTTCTTGACGATACTGGAAGCTTTAAAATCGTTTACGGAGAATCCTCTACAGGAGCAGTGTATGTCTACAAGAATCCAGTAGACGAAAACCGGAGCTATAATAGTACTAGTAATCCCCGGTTAACGAAAAACCGGATTCTGCGGAGATTGGTATTAGAGAACAACGGTAACCTCCGGTTGTACCGATGGGACAACGACATGAACGGTTCAAGCCAATGGGTACCTGAATGGGCGGCTGTATCAAACCCCTGTGACATAGCTGGGATATGCGGTAACGGAGTATGCAACTTGGACCGGACCAAGAAAAACGCCGACTGTTTATGTCTGCCCGGTTCGGTTAAGCTTCCTGATCAAGAAAAGAATAAACTCTGTTCAGACAACTCATCTCTGGTCCAAGAATGTGAGAGAAACATCAAACGTAACGGTACCTTCAAGATCTCGACGGTCCAAGAGACTAACTACTATTTCTCGGAACGTTCTGTTATCGCTAACTACAGCGATATCGGTAACGTGAGTAAATGCGGTTCGATGTGTTTGTCTGATTGCAAATGTGTTGCTTCGGTTTACGGTTTAGATGATGAGAAGCCTTATTGTTGGATTCTAAAGGGCCTCAACTTTGGCGGGTTTAAAGATCCTGGCTCAACACTTTTCGTCAAGACTAGAGCTAATGAGTCTTATCCTTTCAATAATCATGATGATAAGGATTCTAAATCGAATAAAAGCCATGGGTTAAGACAGAAGGTTCTTGTGATTCCTATAGTTGTTGGGATGCTTGTGCTTGTGGCACTACTTGGGATGTTGTTATACTACAATGTAGATAGGAAGAGAACACTAAAGAGAGCCGTAAAGAACTCGCTTATCCTTTGTGACTCTCCTGTGAGTTTTACTTATCGTGATCTTCAGAACGCTACAAATAATTTCTCCCAACTTCTTGGATCAGGTCTGAATAAAGAATCTTCATTTGACTTTTATAACAAGTCTTTCTATATATAGTAAGAGCTGTTTTAAATCTTATTTACTATGTTTTTATGATGGCAGGTGGATTTGGGACAGTATACAAAGGAAGTGTAGCGGGTGAAACGCTGGTTGCAGTGAAGAGATTAGATAGAGTATTATCTCATGGAGAGCGAGAGTTTATCACCGAAGTCAATACCATTGGTTCCATGCATCACATGAACCTAGTTCGTTTGTGTGGTTACTGCTCCGAAGACTCACACCGGTAAGATAAAAACATTAACCTTAAAAAGACTTTTTACAATATAATTTGCTCTGTTTTAAAGAAAAAAGATTTGAGGAGAATATATTATTTTTGGACATTACAGGCTTCTAGTTTATGAGTTCATGATAAATGGGTCGTTAGACAAATGGATATTCTCTTCAGACCGGACGGGCAGGCTGCTTGATTGGCGCACACGTTTTGAGATTGCTGTGGCAACTGCGCAGGGGATATCTTATTTTCATGAACAGTGTAGAAACAGAATTATTCATTGTGACATTAAACCCGAGAACATCTTGTTGGATGAAAATTTTTGTCCTAAGATATCGGATTTTGGGCTGGCTAAGATGATGGGGAGAGAGCATTCTCAGGTGGTAACAATGATTAGAGGGACGAGAGGGTATCTAGCTCCGGAGTGGGTGAGTAACCGGCCGATCACAGTGAAGGCTGATGTGTATAGCTATGGAATGCTTCTTCTTGAGATTGTTGGTGGTAGGAGAAATCTTGATGTGTCCTTCAACGCTGAAGATTTCTTTTACCCTGGATGGGCTTACAAGGTAACATCGTAATATCTTTATAAATCTTTGTTATGCATGTAAAAATGTATCATAATATGTTAATAAATTTTTGTTTTGCATATAAAAATGTCTAAAAATAGATTGGCGTGTTTGGATAGTTTGTCTAGCATTTAGACTGCATTTGAACGTATGACTAATGCCTAACGATTTTTTTTTTTGAAAAAATGCCTAACGATTTTTAACAAATTGATTAATAATGTATAGGAACTAACGAACGGGACGGCCCTGAAAGTTGTGGATAGAAGGCTACAAGGAGTAGCAGAGGAAGAGGAAGTGGTGAAAGCTCTTAAAGTGGCGTTTTGGTGCATACAAGATGACATATCAATGAGGCCGTCAATGGGAGAAGTGGTGAAGCTTCTAGAAGGATCTTCAGACGAGATAAATCTGCCTCCAATGCCGCAAACGATTTTAGAACTTATCGATGAAGGACTGGAGGATGTGTATAGAGCGTTGAGGAGAGAGGTTAATAACCAGCTTAGCTCTTTCACTGTTAATACCATGACAACCTCTCAGAGTTATCTTTCTTCCTCTCGGTCTCATGCTACCTGTAGTTACTCTTCCATGTCTCCCAGGTAGTTCTTTTTTGGCGTTTTGTAGTTTGAGATTATTTCTCTTTTTCGGTTAGCTAATCAAAATGTAATCTTCACTATTTTTTTCTATGTTGTGTTTGTTTAATTAAAATTAATACAATGATGTTATGACTAGATTACTAGTCAGGCCAGGTGGGAGTTAAAAGATGTTGTTAATGGTAACATATTCTCTGTAGCACCTGATATAATTATGGATGGTATTTTGGATCATCTTACCTTGACTTTTTAATAGTTTATTACCTTATTGGGTTTATCAGATTAATACTTCCCTGTTTCAATTTAATTGTTGTTGTAAAGTAAAATATTTGTTTCAAAATAAGTGTCATTTTAGAATTTTAATGCAAAATTTATTAACAAGATTCTTTTTTTCTTTTTTCTATTTTCTATTAGTTGAAATATAATTAGGTGTATAGGTAATTGTGTTTTTATTTTGAAAATATACAAATCATATGTTTTATTAACCTGTGTACATAAATCTAGAACGACAACTAAAATGAAACGGATGGAGTAAACGATAAAGAATATTGGGGCAAAAAGTGATAAGAAAGGATATTGGTGACTTGTAAATAGTTTAGAGTGTTGTCGCTTTATTTTCAAATACTAGTGCCTTGTGTCATAAGACGTTTTCTTTTGTTTTGGGGTGTTCACCTCTTTTGATTAATATTAATTCAGACGTTAAAAAAATGGTTAGATAAATCG is a genomic window containing:
- the LOC106304318 gene encoding G-type lectin S-receptor-like serine/threonine-protein kinase At5g24080 isoform X1, translating into MSSFHFSSPYFCLSFSFFCLFLVSSVQVGLASEPNISLGSKLLASEPNRVWVSANGTFAIGFTRFKPTDQFLLSIWFAQLPGDPTIVWSPNRNSPVTKEAVLELEATGNLVLSDQTTTIWASNTSNHGVESAVMSESGNFLLLGTQVTTSPAIWQSFSQPADTLLPNQPLTVSLQLTSNPSPSRHGHYSLKMLQQHTSLSLGLTYNINLDPHANYSYWSGPEISNVTGDVTAVLDDTGSFKIVYGESSTGAVYVYKNPVDENRSYNSTSNPRLTKNRILRRLVLENNGNLRLYRWDNDMNGSSQWVPEWAAVSNPCDIAGICGNGVCNLDRTKKNADCLCLPGSVKLPDQEKNKLCSDNSSLVQECERNIKRNGTFKISTVQETNYYFSERSVIANYSDIGNVSKCGSMCLSDCKCVASVYGLDDEKPYCWILKGLNFGGFKDPGSTLFVKTRANESYPFNNHDDKDSKSNKSHGLRQKVLVIPIVVGMLVLVALLGMLLYYNVDRKRTLKRAVKNSLILCDSPVSFTYRDLQNATNNFSQLLGSGGFGTVYKGSVAGETLVAVKRLDRVLSHGEREFITEVNTIGSMHHMNLVRLCGYCSEDSHRLLVYEFMINGSLDKWIFSSDRTGRLLDWRTRFEIAVATAQGISYFHEQCRNRIIHCDIKPENILLDENFCPKISDFGLAKMMGREHSQVVTMIRGTRGYLAPEWVSNRPITVKADVYSYGMLLLEIVGGRRNLDVSFNAEDFFYPGWAYKELTNGTALKVVDRRLQGVAEEEEVVKALKVAFWCIQDDISMRPSMGEVVKLLEGSSDEINLPPMPQTILELIDEGLEDVYRALRREVNNQLSSFTVNTMTTSQSYLSSSRSHATCSYSSMSPR
- the LOC106304318 gene encoding G-type lectin S-receptor-like serine/threonine-protein kinase At5g24080 isoform X2, with protein sequence MSESGNFLLLGTQVTTSPAIWQSFSQPADTLLPNQPLTVSLQLTSNPSPSRHGHYSLKMLQQHTSLSLGLTYNINLDPHANYSYWSGPEISNVTGDVTAVLDDTGSFKIVYGESSTGAVYVYKNPVDENRSYNSTSNPRLTKNRILRRLVLENNGNLRLYRWDNDMNGSSQWVPEWAAVSNPCDIAGICGNGVCNLDRTKKNADCLCLPGSVKLPDQEKNKLCSDNSSLVQECERNIKRNGTFKISTVQETNYYFSERSVIANYSDIGNVSKCGSMCLSDCKCVASVYGLDDEKPYCWILKGLNFGGFKDPGSTLFVKTRANESYPFNNHDDKDSKSNKSHGLRQKVLVIPIVVGMLVLVALLGMLLYYNVDRKRTLKRAVKNSLILCDSPVSFTYRDLQNATNNFSQLLGSGGFGTVYKGSVAGETLVAVKRLDRVLSHGEREFITEVNTIGSMHHMNLVRLCGYCSEDSHRLLVYEFMINGSLDKWIFSSDRTGRLLDWRTRFEIAVATAQGISYFHEQCRNRIIHCDIKPENILLDENFCPKISDFGLAKMMGREHSQVVTMIRGTRGYLAPEWVSNRPITVKADVYSYGMLLLEIVGGRRNLDVSFNAEDFFYPGWAYKELTNGTALKVVDRRLQGVAEEEEVVKALKVAFWCIQDDISMRPSMGEVVKLLEGSSDEINLPPMPQTILELIDEGLEDVYRALRREVNNQLSSFTVNTMTTSQSYLSSSRSHATCSYSSMSPR